The following proteins are co-located in the Bosea sp. AS-1 genome:
- a CDS encoding L-idonate 5-dehydrogenase, whose protein sequence is MRAVVIHAEKDLRVEPTTAPELGPRDVRVRIEAGGICGSDLHYYLHGGFGTIRVREPMILGHEIAGRVEAVGDEVSRVKPGDRVAVNPSRACGHCRYCQMGLQQHCTDMLFYGSAMRFPHVQGGFRDVLVVEERQAVKVAPSVTAAQAAFAEPLSVCLHAAKRAGPLLGKRVLVTGAGPIGALTIVAAKAAGASEIVATDVVDGPLPVARRMGATATINVAAEPDRLKEEYGAEKGAFDVMFEASGNQHALTGAFDVVRSGGTIVQIGVGGQFTLPMNVVVAKEFDLRGSFRFHEEFDWAVAMIGSGSIDLSPLLTATIPVDRAVEAFDLAADKAKAIKVQLDFA, encoded by the coding sequence ATGCGTGCCGTCGTGATCCATGCCGAGAAGGATCTGCGTGTCGAGCCGACGACCGCGCCGGAGCTCGGGCCGCGCGACGTGCGAGTCCGCATCGAAGCGGGCGGCATCTGCGGTTCCGACCTGCATTACTACCTGCATGGCGGCTTCGGCACGATCCGCGTGCGCGAACCAATGATCCTCGGGCACGAGATTGCTGGGCGGGTCGAGGCTGTCGGCGACGAGGTCTCGCGGGTGAAGCCGGGCGACCGGGTCGCGGTCAATCCGAGCCGCGCCTGCGGTCATTGCCGCTACTGCCAGATGGGGCTGCAGCAACACTGCACCGACATGCTGTTCTATGGCTCGGCGATGCGCTTCCCGCATGTGCAGGGCGGTTTCCGCGACGTGCTCGTCGTCGAGGAGCGGCAGGCCGTGAAAGTGGCTCCCAGCGTCACGGCGGCGCAGGCGGCCTTCGCCGAGCCGCTTTCGGTCTGCCTCCATGCCGCCAAGCGCGCCGGGCCGCTGCTCGGCAAGCGCGTGCTGGTGACGGGAGCGGGGCCGATCGGCGCGCTCACCATCGTCGCGGCCAAGGCCGCTGGCGCTTCGGAGATCGTGGCGACGGACGTGGTCGACGGGCCGCTGCCGGTGGCGCGGCGAATGGGCGCAACGGCGACGATCAACGTCGCTGCGGAGCCTGATCGGCTGAAGGAAGAATACGGAGCCGAAAAGGGCGCCTTCGACGTGATGTTCGAGGCTTCGGGCAACCAGCACGCGCTGACCGGGGCCTTCGATGTGGTGCGCTCGGGCGGTACCATCGTTCAGATCGGCGTCGGCGGGCAGTTCACCCTGCCGATGAATGTCGTCGTCGCCAAGGAATTCGACCTGCGCGGTTCCTTCCGCTTCCATGAGGAGTTCGACTGGGCCGTGGCGATGATCGGCTCCGGCTCGATCGACCTCTCGCCGCTGCTGACGGCGACGATTCCGGTCGACCGCGCCGTCGAGGCCTTCGACCTGGCCGCCGACAAGGCGAAGGCGATCAAGGTGCAGCTCGACTTCGCCTGA
- a CDS encoding glutathione S-transferase N-terminal domain-containing protein, whose product MIKLYYHPSPNPAKVALFLEEAGLPYEMVPVDTRKGDQFKPDFLAINPNAKTPALTDGDVTIFDSNAILLYLAEKTGKFLPQDTPKARGEMLSWLMFVATGIGPYCGQAVHFSRFAPEKIPYAINRYAREAERHWGIIDEQLKSRRYMLGDDYTLIDMSVWGWATRLGFAVGENWATLFPNVKRHTDEISARPAAQRATALKDQFAFKTEVDADARKFLFPQNAHLTA is encoded by the coding sequence ATGATCAAGCTCTACTACCACCCCTCGCCGAACCCGGCGAAGGTCGCGCTTTTCCTGGAGGAAGCCGGCCTGCCCTATGAGATGGTCCCGGTCGACACCCGCAAGGGCGACCAGTTCAAGCCGGACTTCCTCGCGATCAACCCCAACGCCAAGACACCGGCCCTGACCGATGGCGACGTCACCATCTTCGATTCCAACGCGATCCTGCTCTACCTCGCCGAGAAGACCGGCAAGTTCCTGCCGCAGGACACGCCGAAGGCGCGCGGCGAGATGCTGTCCTGGCTGATGTTCGTCGCCACTGGCATCGGCCCCTATTGTGGCCAGGCGGTGCATTTCAGCCGTTTCGCTCCCGAGAAGATCCCCTACGCCATCAACCGTTACGCCCGCGAGGCCGAGCGCCACTGGGGCATCATCGATGAGCAGCTGAAGTCCCGCCGCTACATGCTCGGCGACGACTACACGCTGATCGACATGTCGGTCTGGGGCTGGGCGACCCGGCTCGGCTTCGCGGTCGGGGAGAACTGGGCAACGCTCTTCCCGAACGTGAAGCGGCACACCGACGAGATCTCGGCCCGGCCTGCCGCCCAGCGCGCCACCGCGCTGAAGGACCAGTTCGCTTTCAAGACGGAAGTCGATGCGGACGCCCGCAAGTTCCTCTTCCCGCAGAACGCGCATCTGACCGCCTAG
- a CDS encoding SDR family NAD(P)-dependent oxidoreductase: MSLSLFSLEGKVALVTGSGQGIGLALAEGLSEAGAHVVLNGRDKTKLERAQQALAAAGRKASIAAFDVTDQKAVEAGVARIEAEIGPIDILINNAGMQKRAPITEFPVEGWHEVMNTNLHSVFYVTQAVTKRMVPRKRGKVISIGSVMSELGRATIIPYTASKGAVKMMTRGLAAELGKHNIQANAIGPGYFTTEINKALLADEAFTNWVCSRTPAGRWGETRELVGAAIFLSSAASDYVNGHLLMVDGGLTAVV, translated from the coding sequence ATGTCGCTGTCGCTGTTCAGCCTGGAAGGCAAGGTCGCGCTGGTCACGGGCTCGGGTCAGGGGATCGGCCTCGCACTGGCCGAGGGCCTTTCGGAGGCCGGCGCCCATGTCGTCCTCAACGGCCGCGACAAGACCAAGCTCGAACGGGCGCAGCAGGCACTGGCCGCGGCAGGCCGCAAAGCCTCCATCGCCGCTTTCGACGTCACCGACCAGAAGGCCGTCGAGGCCGGCGTCGCCCGGATCGAGGCCGAGATCGGTCCCATCGACATCCTGATCAACAATGCCGGCATGCAGAAGCGCGCGCCGATCACTGAATTCCCGGTCGAGGGCTGGCATGAGGTGATGAACACCAACTTGCATTCGGTGTTCTATGTCACCCAGGCGGTGACGAAGCGGATGGTCCCGCGCAAGCGCGGCAAGGTCATCAGCATCGGCTCGGTGATGAGCGAGCTCGGCCGCGCCACCATCATTCCCTATACGGCCTCGAAGGGCGCGGTGAAGATGATGACGCGAGGTCTCGCCGCCGAACTCGGCAAGCACAACATCCAGGCCAACGCCATCGGCCCCGGTTATTTCACCACCGAGATCAACAAGGCGCTGCTCGCCGACGAGGCCTTCACGAACTGGGTCTGCAGCCGCACGCCGGCCGGTCGCTGGGGCGAGACCAGGGAGCTGGTCGGCGCGGCCATCTTCCTGTCTTCGGCGGCGAGCGACTACGTCAACGGCCACCTGCTGATGGTCGATGGCGGACTGACCGCGGTGGTGTGA
- the ybgF gene encoding tol-pal system protein YbgF, whose amino-acid sequence MPGSSLARFLVRPAWPALALAAGLIGATVPAFAQDAADLLVRTTRLENQMRQMAGQIEQLQFENKRLTDQLSRFQQDVDFRLNEKGGGGRPSAGSAPPPANPPAGGTPQRQRRGDAFDPTTQQGAAGAPQQLGGGITGIIEDDYAGGPASGQPLDLQGVGRPVQQGAVAAGPRGQSVAAASGPATAKEAYDSAYSALQRRAYEQAEMGFRQFLQSYPRDRLAVDATYWLGESYMQRQRYREAAEQFLKISKESPRSAKAPDSLLRLGMALNGLGAKEQACATYAKVGIDYPQASSAVRNAVSRERRRSGCA is encoded by the coding sequence ATGCCTGGCTCTTCCCTTGCCCGCTTCCTCGTTCGTCCGGCGTGGCCGGCGCTCGCGCTCGCTGCGGGGCTGATCGGCGCCACGGTGCCGGCTTTCGCGCAGGATGCCGCCGATTTGCTGGTGCGCACCACACGGCTCGAAAACCAGATGCGCCAGATGGCTGGCCAGATCGAGCAGCTCCAGTTCGAGAACAAGCGGCTGACTGATCAGCTCAGCCGCTTCCAGCAGGACGTCGATTTCCGCCTGAACGAAAAGGGCGGTGGCGGCCGTCCCTCTGCCGGTTCAGCGCCGCCGCCCGCCAACCCGCCCGCAGGCGGCACGCCGCAGCGGCAGCGCCGCGGCGATGCCTTCGACCCCACGACGCAGCAGGGCGCCGCCGGCGCGCCGCAGCAACTCGGCGGCGGAATCACCGGCATCATCGAGGATGATTATGCCGGTGGTCCGGCAAGCGGCCAGCCGCTCGACCTGCAGGGCGTCGGGCGTCCGGTGCAGCAGGGTGCAGTGGCCGCCGGTCCGCGTGGCCAGAGCGTTGCCGCCGCGAGCGGCCCCGCGACGGCCAAGGAGGCCTATGATTCCGCCTATTCGGCGCTCCAGCGCCGGGCCTATGAGCAGGCCGAGATGGGCTTCCGGCAATTCCTGCAGAGCTATCCGCGTGACCGGCTCGCGGTCGACGCCACCTATTGGCTCGGCGAAAGCTATATGCAACGCCAGCGCTATCGGGAGGCTGCGGAGCAGTTCCTGAAGATCTCGAAGGAATCACCACGCTCGGCCAAGGCGCCGGACAGCCTGCTCAGGCTCGGCATGGCCTTGAACGGGCTCGGCGCCAAGGAGCAGGCCTGTGCGACCTATGCCAAGGTCGGCATCGATTACCCGCAGGCCTCGAGCGCCGTGCGCAATGCCGTCAGCCGCGAGCGGCGGCGCTCCGGCTGCGCTTGA
- the ftsH gene encoding ATP-dependent zinc metalloprotease FtsH codes for MNPNFRNFALWVVIFLLVLALVTLFQSPSQRSNTNEIPYSQLINESESGRISSVVVSGQEISGTFSDGRNFVTYAPYGDPNLLKTLAQKGVTVSARAPSEGTPWFMALLVNSLPFVIFIGLWIFMSRQMQNGAGRAMGFGKSKAKLLTEAHGRVTFEDVAGIDEAKEDLQEIVEFLRDPQKFQRLGGRIPRGVLLVGPPGTGKTLTARAVAGEANVPFFTISGSDFVEMFVGVGASRVRDMFEQAKKNAPCIIFIDEIDAVGRHRGAGLGGGNDEREQTLNQLLVEMDGFEPNEGVIIIAATNRPDVLDPALLRPGRFDRQIVVPNPDVAGREKILRVHVRKVPMAPDVDLKILARGTPGFSGADLMNLVNEAALLAARRGKRMVTHAEFEDAKDKVMMGAERKSMAMSEEEKKLTAYHEAGHAIVGLYVPAGVPVHKATIIPRGRALGMVKFLPEGDRYSMKYKEFTSQLAVAMGGRVAEEITFGKENITSGATGDIQQATKMAKAMVTQMGYSDELGMVAYGDNQEEVFLGMSMGRSQSISEATAQKIDAEVKRLVDNGYADAKTILTEHHDEFVQVAEALLEFETLTGEEIRDLIAGKRPSRDLDDTPHAPRGSAVPSAGKGRKRGEPDAGMEPQPQV; via the coding sequence ATGAATCCGAACTTCCGCAATTTCGCCCTCTGGGTGGTGATCTTCCTGCTGGTTCTGGCGCTGGTGACACTGTTCCAGAGCCCGAGCCAGCGCTCGAACACGAACGAAATTCCCTACAGCCAGTTGATCAACGAATCCGAGTCCGGACGCATTTCCAGCGTCGTGGTCTCGGGACAGGAGATCTCGGGTACCTTCTCGGATGGTCGCAACTTCGTGACCTATGCGCCTTACGGCGATCCGAACCTGCTGAAGACGCTGGCGCAGAAGGGCGTGACCGTATCCGCCCGCGCGCCGTCCGAAGGCACGCCCTGGTTCATGGCGCTGCTGGTCAACTCGCTGCCCTTCGTCATCTTCATCGGCCTGTGGATCTTCATGTCCCGCCAGATGCAGAACGGCGCCGGCCGGGCGATGGGCTTCGGCAAATCCAAGGCCAAGCTGCTCACGGAGGCGCATGGCCGCGTCACCTTCGAGGATGTCGCCGGCATCGACGAGGCCAAGGAAGACCTGCAGGAGATCGTCGAGTTCCTGCGCGATCCGCAGAAATTCCAGCGGCTGGGCGGGCGCATCCCGCGTGGCGTGCTGCTCGTTGGCCCCCCCGGCACGGGTAAGACGCTCACGGCGCGGGCCGTCGCGGGCGAGGCCAATGTGCCGTTCTTCACCATCTCGGGCTCCGACTTTGTCGAGATGTTCGTCGGCGTTGGCGCCAGCCGCGTGCGCGACATGTTCGAGCAGGCCAAGAAGAACGCGCCCTGCATCATCTTCATCGACGAGATCGACGCGGTCGGCCGCCATCGCGGCGCCGGCCTCGGCGGCGGCAATGACGAGCGCGAGCAGACTCTGAACCAGCTCCTTGTCGAGATGGACGGCTTCGAGCCGAACGAGGGCGTCATCATCATCGCCGCGACGAACCGTCCCGACGTGCTCGACCCGGCGCTGCTGCGCCCGGGCCGCTTCGATCGCCAGATCGTCGTGCCGAACCCGGATGTCGCCGGCCGCGAGAAGATCCTGCGCGTCCATGTCCGCAAGGTGCCGATGGCGCCGGATGTCGACCTCAAGATCCTGGCCCGCGGCACGCCCGGCTTCTCGGGTGCGGACCTGATGAACCTCGTCAACGAGGCGGCGCTGCTCGCGGCCCGCCGTGGCAAGCGCATGGTCACCCATGCCGAGTTCGAGGACGCCAAGGACAAGGTCATGATGGGCGCTGAGCGCAAATCCATGGCTATGTCCGAGGAGGAGAAGAAGCTCACCGCCTATCACGAGGCGGGCCACGCCATCGTCGGCCTCTACGTCCCGGCCGGCGTGCCGGTGCACAAGGCGACGATCATCCCGCGCGGGCGCGCGCTCGGCATGGTCAAGTTCCTGCCGGAAGGCGACCGCTACTCGATGAAGTACAAGGAGTTCACCTCGCAGCTTGCGGTCGCCATGGGCGGGCGCGTCGCGGAGGAGATCACCTTCGGCAAGGAGAACATCACCTCCGGCGCCACCGGCGACATCCAGCAGGCGACCAAGATGGCCAAGGCCATGGTCACGCAGATGGGTTATTCGGACGAGCTCGGCATGGTCGCCTATGGCGACAACCAGGAAGAGGTCTTCCTGGGCATGTCGATGGGCCGCAGCCAGTCGATCTCCGAGGCCACCGCCCAGAAGATCGACGCGGAGGTGAAGCGTCTCGTCGATAACGGCTATGCTGACGCCAAGACGATCCTGACCGAGCATCATGACGAGTTCGTTCAGGTGGCCGAAGCGCTGCTCGAGTTCGAGACGCTGACGGGCGAGGAGATCCGCGACCTGATCGCCGGAAAGCGCCCCTCGCGCGATCTCGACGACACGCCGCACGCCCCGCGCGGCTCGGCCGTGCCGAGCGCCGGCAAGGGCCGCAAGCGCGGCGAGCCGGATGCCGGCATGGAGCCCCAGCCGCAGGTGTGA
- the tilS gene encoding tRNA lysidine(34) synthetase TilS — MSAVRPLDVSATPVSPVEAGVVFDGLAGESGLLVAISGGPDSVALLALLADWARGPGRPPLHAATVDHGLRPEAAAEAERVAELCARLGVPHATLRWAGPKPATGIQDAARRARYDLLAEEALRQGCAAVVTAHTLDDQAETLLMRLAHGSGPSGLTGMQPRSRRGEVLIVRPLLSIEKARLVATAEARGLPFARDPSNADPRFERVRWRGLAPLLAAQGLDAARLGLLAARMTRQEEALSRRAADVLAARRSPKGDDNGLRLDFRRLAEEPAEIVLRVLALALHEVAPVVESYGRLERLEACGTGLLAAQRDGSAMRRTLSGCILTLGRDGVLAVRQEGQRRRGVHPATS, encoded by the coding sequence TTGAGCGCGGTTCGCCCCCTCGACGTCTCCGCGACGCCGGTCTCGCCCGTCGAGGCCGGCGTTGTCTTTGACGGGCTCGCGGGCGAGTCGGGGTTGCTCGTGGCCATCTCGGGTGGACCGGATTCCGTCGCGCTGTTGGCATTGCTGGCCGATTGGGCCAGGGGGCCGGGCCGGCCTCCGCTTCATGCCGCGACCGTGGATCATGGATTGCGCCCCGAAGCCGCGGCCGAGGCCGAGCGGGTCGCGGAGCTCTGTGCCAGGCTCGGAGTCCCTCATGCGACCTTGCGGTGGGCCGGGCCGAAACCGGCAACCGGCATTCAGGACGCCGCGCGGCGCGCCCGTTACGACCTCCTCGCGGAGGAAGCCTTGCGACAGGGGTGCGCGGCCGTCGTCACCGCCCATACGCTCGACGACCAGGCCGAGACCCTGCTGATGCGGCTTGCCCACGGCTCCGGGCCGAGCGGGCTCACTGGCATGCAGCCACGCTCGCGCCGTGGGGAGGTCCTTATCGTCCGGCCGCTGCTGAGCATCGAGAAAGCACGCCTCGTGGCCACGGCCGAGGCGCGCGGGCTGCCTTTCGCCCGTGACCCGAGCAATGCCGATCCGCGCTTCGAGCGCGTGCGCTGGCGCGGGCTGGCGCCGTTGCTGGCCGCGCAGGGGCTCGACGCAGCGCGGCTCGGGCTCCTCGCAGCGCGCATGACGCGGCAGGAGGAGGCCTTGTCGCGACGGGCCGCGGATGTTCTGGCGGCGCGGCGTTCGCCGAAGGGAGACGACAACGGCCTGCGCCTCGATTTCCGGAGATTGGCGGAGGAGCCGGCGGAGATCGTGTTGCGTGTGCTCGCGCTGGCCCTGCACGAAGTTGCGCCGGTGGTCGAAAGTTATGGTCGGCTGGAGCGGCTCGAAGCCTGCGGCACGGGGCTGCTTGCCGCGCAGCGGGATGGTTCGGCCATGCGGCGGACATTGTCCGGCTGTATCCTGACGCTCGGCCGGGATGGCGTGCTGGCCGTGCGTCAGGAGGGGCAGCGCCGGCGTGGTGTTCACCCTGCGACATCATAA
- a CDS encoding alpha-D-ribose 1-methylphosphonate 5-triphosphate diphosphatase, with translation MMSLGIIGARVLLDAFAETGLSIEGDRISALGETLKPASLTIQARGCLVLPGIVDSHGDAFERHIMPRPGVAFDIDLALRDADRALLASGITTAFHGVTWSWEPGLRGAENARRLVERIAALRPELGADTRFHMRHETFNLDAEDEIVTWLAEGRISVLAFNDHTEGTLKSRHRPDKIGKMVERTGLSHDAFMELVDRVYARKHEVAGSIARLAEAAHRAGVPIMSHDDMSPEMRREHRALGITVAEFPIDEATAREAASAGEAIVFGAPNVVRGGSHTGCPAAEEMVREGLCTILASDYYYPALPLAPFLLAERGAASLPAAWKLVSENPAAALGLNDRGRIAPGLRADLVIIRPEPTPRVVATIAGGRLVHLADPDLLRG, from the coding sequence ATCATGAGCCTGGGGATCATTGGCGCACGCGTGCTTCTCGACGCATTCGCGGAGACCGGCCTCTCGATCGAAGGCGATCGGATCAGCGCGCTCGGCGAAACCCTGAAGCCGGCGAGTCTCACGATCCAGGCCAGGGGCTGCCTCGTCTTGCCGGGCATCGTCGACAGCCATGGCGATGCCTTCGAACGCCACATCATGCCGCGCCCAGGCGTCGCCTTCGACATCGACCTGGCACTGCGCGACGCCGATCGCGCTTTGCTGGCAAGCGGGATCACCACCGCCTTCCACGGCGTCACATGGTCCTGGGAGCCGGGTTTGCGCGGCGCCGAAAATGCACGCCGGCTGGTCGAGCGCATCGCTGCTCTCCGGCCCGAGCTCGGCGCCGATACCCGCTTCCATATGCGCCACGAGACCTTCAACCTCGATGCGGAAGACGAGATCGTGACCTGGCTGGCCGAGGGGCGCATCAGCGTCCTCGCCTTCAACGATCATACCGAGGGCACGCTGAAATCCCGCCACCGGCCGGACAAGATCGGCAAGATGGTCGAGCGGACCGGCCTCAGCCACGACGCATTCATGGAGCTGGTCGACCGCGTCTATGCCCGCAAGCACGAAGTCGCGGGCTCGATCGCACGGCTTGCGGAGGCGGCGCACCGTGCCGGCGTGCCGATCATGTCCCATGACGACATGAGCCCCGAGATGCGGCGCGAGCATCGCGCGCTCGGCATTACGGTCGCGGAATTCCCGATCGATGAAGCGACGGCGCGCGAGGCGGCCTCGGCGGGGGAAGCCATCGTCTTCGGCGCGCCGAACGTGGTGCGCGGCGGCTCGCATACCGGCTGCCCGGCCGCGGAGGAGATGGTGCGCGAGGGCCTCTGCACCATCCTCGCCTCCGACTACTACTACCCGGCCCTGCCGCTCGCGCCCTTCCTGTTGGCGGAGCGTGGCGCGGCCTCCCTCCCGGCCGCCTGGAAGCTGGTCTCGGAAAACCCGGCCGCGGCGCTCGGGCTCAACGACCGCGGTCGGATCGCGCCGGGCTTGCGCGCCGATCTGGTCATCATTCGACCGGAGCCGACGCCGCGCGTGGTCGCGACCATCGCCGGCGGGCGGCTCGTCCACCTCGCCGACCCGGATCTGCTCAGGGGCTGA
- a CDS encoding formate--tetrahydrofolate ligase: MPTDIEIARAATLQPVATIAERAGVPVDALHPYGKFIAKVDTGAIPGFRDKPDGKLILVTAISPTPAGEGKTTTTVGLGDGLSRIGKRAIIALREPSLGPSFGMKGGAAGGGHAQVVPMEQINLHFTGDFHAITSAHNLLAAMVDNHIYWGNGLGLDTRYIALRRVLDMNDRALRQVVSSLGGPSNGFPREDGFDITVASEVMAIFCLASDIADLETRLGRIVVGRTRDKRLVTAADLRATGAMSVLLKDALMPNLVQTLEGTPAFVHGGPFANIAHGCNSVIATRAALKLGDYVVTEAGFGADLGAEKFFDIKCRKAGLKPAAAVVVATVRALKMHGGVAKDDLGQENLKALEAGLSNLTRHVNNVRKFGVPPIVAINNFATDTPAEHELIRNYCRNHLGVEAVICRHWAQGGAGAEELAHKVAALADEGEADFAPLYPDTMPLREKLETVAREIYGAKGVSVDAKLAARFAELEAAGFRDLPVCVAKTQYSFSADPTLRGAPSGHIVPLRELRLSAGAGFVVAICGDIMTMPGLPREPAAERIHIDAQGHIEGLS, encoded by the coding sequence ATGCCGACCGATATCGAGATCGCGCGCGCCGCGACGCTTCAGCCTGTTGCCACCATCGCCGAGCGGGCCGGCGTTCCTGTCGACGCGCTTCACCCCTACGGCAAGTTCATCGCCAAGGTCGACACCGGCGCGATCCCCGGCTTTCGCGACAAGCCCGACGGCAAGCTGATCCTCGTCACCGCGATCAGCCCGACGCCGGCCGGCGAAGGCAAGACCACCACGACCGTCGGTCTCGGCGACGGGCTCTCCCGCATCGGCAAGCGCGCGATCATCGCGCTGCGCGAGCCCTCGCTCGGCCCCAGCTTCGGCATGAAGGGCGGCGCGGCCGGCGGCGGCCATGCCCAGGTCGTGCCGATGGAGCAGATCAACCTGCATTTCACCGGCGATTTCCACGCCATCACCAGCGCCCACAACCTGCTGGCGGCGATGGTCGACAACCATATCTACTGGGGCAACGGGCTCGGGCTCGACACGCGCTACATCGCCCTGCGGCGGGTCCTGGACATGAATGACCGGGCCCTGCGCCAGGTCGTCTCCTCGCTCGGCGGCCCGAGCAACGGCTTCCCGCGCGAGGACGGCTTCGACATCACCGTCGCTTCCGAAGTGATGGCGATCTTCTGCCTCGCCAGCGATATCGCCGATCTCGAAACGCGCCTTGGCCGAATCGTCGTCGGCCGCACCCGCGACAAGCGCCTCGTCACCGCCGCCGACCTCAGAGCGACCGGGGCGATGAGCGTGCTGCTCAAGGATGCGCTGATGCCGAACCTCGTGCAGACGCTGGAGGGCACGCCCGCCTTCGTCCATGGCGGCCCCTTCGCCAACATCGCCCATGGCTGCAATTCGGTGATCGCGACACGCGCCGCACTGAAGCTGGGCGACTATGTCGTCACCGAAGCCGGCTTCGGCGCCGATCTCGGCGCGGAAAAATTCTTCGACATCAAGTGCCGCAAGGCTGGTCTGAAGCCCGCTGCCGCTGTGGTCGTCGCGACCGTCCGCGCCCTCAAGATGCATGGTGGCGTGGCGAAGGACGATCTCGGCCAGGAGAATCTCAAGGCGCTCGAAGCCGGCCTCTCCAACCTCACGCGCCACGTCAACAATGTGCGGAAATTCGGCGTGCCGCCGATCGTCGCAATCAATAACTTCGCGACCGATACCCCTGCGGAGCACGAACTCATCCGCAACTATTGCCGCAACCATCTCGGCGTCGAGGCGGTAATCTGTCGTCACTGGGCGCAGGGCGGAGCCGGCGCGGAAGAGCTTGCCCACAAGGTCGCTGCGCTCGCCGATGAGGGCGAGGCCGATTTCGCCCCGCTCTATCCCGACACGATGCCGCTGCGCGAGAAGCTGGAAACCGTGGCGCGGGAGATCTACGGCGCCAAGGGCGTCAGCGTCGACGCCAAGCTCGCGGCGCGCTTCGCCGAGCTGGAAGCCGCCGGCTTCCGCGACCTACCGGTCTGCGTCGCCAAGACCCAGTATTCCTTCTCGGCCGATCCGACGCTGCGCGGCGCCCCCTCCGGCCACATCGTCCCCTTGCGGGAACTCAGGCTCTCGGCCGGCGCCGGTTTCGTGGTCGCGATCTGCGGGGACATCATGACCATGCCCGGCCTGCCGCGCGAGCCCGCCGCCGAGCGCATCCACATCGATGCGCAGGGGCATATCGAGGGGCTGTCCTGA
- the glmM gene encoding phosphoglucosamine mutase: MARKYFGTDGIRGRANGVITPDLALKVGQATGLAFHRGEYRHRVVIGKDTRLSGYMIEYAMVAGFTSVGMDVMLLGPMPTPAVAMLTRSMRADLGVMISASHNPYEDNGIKLFGPDGYKLNDEVEREIEALIDADLGPRLSASPKLGRAKRIDSADARYVEFAKRTLPRNLSLEGLRIVLDCANGAAYKVAPQALWELGAEVITIGVEPDGFNINHEVGSTHPSTLVEKVKELRADVGIALDGDADRVLVVDEHGQIVDGDQLMAVIARSWLEDGRLSAPGIVATVMSNLGLERYLAGLGLSLARTAVGDRYVLEHMRNHGFNLGGEQSGHIILSDFGTTGDGLVAALQLLAVVKRMDRPVSEVCHCFEPLPQILKNVRYKAGKPLEQQAVMSAIEAAKQLLGESGRLVIRPSGTEPVIRVMAEGDDRDLVERVVDDVVEAVTKAAA; this comes from the coding sequence ATGGCACGCAAATATTTCGGAACGGACGGCATTCGTGGACGGGCGAATGGCGTCATTACGCCTGACCTTGCCCTGAAGGTCGGGCAAGCCACGGGCCTCGCCTTCCACCGTGGCGAATATCGCCATCGGGTCGTGATCGGCAAGGATACCCGGCTTTCCGGCTATATGATCGAATATGCGATGGTCGCGGGCTTCACCTCCGTCGGCATGGACGTGATGCTGCTCGGCCCGATGCCGACGCCGGCAGTCGCGATGCTGACCCGCTCGATGCGCGCCGATCTCGGCGTGATGATCTCGGCCTCGCACAATCCCTATGAGGACAACGGCATCAAGCTGTTCGGCCCCGACGGCTACAAGCTCAACGACGAGGTCGAACGCGAGATCGAGGCGCTGATCGACGCCGATCTCGGCCCGCGCCTGTCGGCTTCGCCGAAGCTCGGCCGAGCCAAGCGCATCGACAGCGCCGATGCGCGCTATGTCGAATTCGCCAAGCGGACGCTGCCGCGCAACCTGAGCCTTGAAGGCCTGCGCATCGTGCTCGATTGCGCCAATGGTGCCGCCTACAAGGTGGCGCCGCAGGCACTCTGGGAACTCGGCGCCGAGGTCATCACCATCGGCGTGGAGCCCGACGGCTTCAACATCAACCACGAGGTCGGCTCGACCCATCCGTCCACGCTGGTCGAGAAGGTCAAGGAATTGCGCGCCGATGTCGGTATCGCGCTCGACGGCGACGCCGACCGCGTGCTCGTGGTGGACGAGCATGGCCAGATCGTCGATGGCGACCAGCTCATGGCGGTGATCGCGCGCTCCTGGCTGGAAGACGGCCGGCTATCGGCGCCGGGCATCGTGGCGACGGTGATGTCCAATCTGGGTCTCGAGCGCTATCTGGCAGGCCTCGGCCTCTCGCTTGCGCGCACGGCGGTCGGCGACCGTTACGTGCTGGAGCACATGCGCAACCACGGCTTCAATCTGGGCGGCGAGCAGTCGGGCCACATCATCCTCTCGGATTTCGGCACGACCGGTGACGGGCTTGTCGCGGCGTTGCAGCTGCTGGCGGTGGTGAAACGGATGGATCGGCCGGTTTCGGAAGTCTGCCACTGCTTCGAGCCGCTGCCGCAGATCCTCAAGAACGTGCGCTACAAGGCCGGCAAGCCGCTCGAGCAGCAGGCCGTGATGAGTGCTATCGAGGCGGCGAAGCAGCTCCTCGGCGAGAGCGGGCGCCTCGTCATCCGCCCCTCCGGCACCGAGCCGGTGATCCGCGTCATGGCCGAGGGCGACGACCGTGATCTTGTCGAGCGCGTGGTCGACGACGTCGTCGAGGCCGTAACGAAGGCCGCGGCCTGA